A segment of the Caviibacter abscessus genome:
TATCAATATTAGTCGTATATACTTTTTCATCTCCTGATTTTAACCATACTTCTGCAAAACCATCTTTTACATCTATATAACGGTCTTTGTCAACGTCTTTTTTACTCCAGTCAGGTATTCTAACTATGAAACCTACCTTATCAAATCTACCGTCCAATTCAATTTCAGCAACTTCTCCAAATTTATCTTTTTTTGTAAATTTGTATTCTTTCCCGCCCATATCTTTAGGCCATATCCATAAATCCCAATTTTTATCTTCAGATTTTTGATAATGTACAATAATTTTTGTTTTATTTTCAGGTATTTCTTGTTTAGAATAAGTAAAAATACTAAATATTGATATTAATATCAGAACAATAAGTTTAGTATAATAATTAGATAATTTTTCCAATATAAACAACTCCTTTTTATTATAAATCGCATAATAATTAATACCTTGATTTATTTTAAAAGTCAATAAAAAATATACCAAGTAACTTTACCTGGTACATTTTTTTATCTTAAAATTCTTTTTCTTTGTCATTTTTATCTTTATCTAACATAGATTTATATATTCCATTTAAGTTCACAAGTTCATTATGATTTCCTTTTTCAATTATTTTACCTTTATCTAATACATATATCATGTCAGCATTTTTTATAGTTGATAATCTATGTGCTATTATTAACGTTGTTCTATTTTTACTTAAAACTTCTATTCCTTTTTGTATTTTTTGCTCCGTTTTACTATCTACATTTGCTGTAGCTTCATCAAGAATTAATATACTAGGATTAGATGCTAATGCTCTTGCAAAAGATATCAGTTGTTTTTCTCCTGTTGAAAAATTACTTCCATCAATTAACACCTTCGCATCAATACCTCTTTCATCTAATAAATATTTTGCTCCTACAAGTTCTAAACATTTTTGTGAATATGCTTTATCTTCTGATATATTAGATAATATAGTACCTTCAAAAAGAAAAGAATCTTGTAAAACTATTGCCATTTTTGATCTTATAAAATCATTTTCTATATCTTTTAAATTTTTCCCGCTTATATAAATATTTCCTTTTTGATTTTCATAAAATTTAATTAACAAATTCATTATAGTTGATTTCCCACTTCCTGTATGACCTACAAATGCAACAGTTTCATTTTCCTTTATTTCTAAATTAATGTCTTTTAATACATAATTATCCTCTTTGTATGAAAAGCTTACATTTTCAAATTTAATATTTGCCTTAAAATCTTCAATAATTTCTTGACCATTCTTTTTCTCAACTTTAAGTTCCAATAAATCTTTTAAATTTTTTGCAGCACCTTTTGCTCTTGTATAAACAGATAAATTAGTTGTTAAAACTGCAACTTCATTTAAAATATATGAACTGTAAAATAGAAATAATAATGTATTCGGCACAGTTATTAAATTAAGATTATTATAATTTGAATATATAAAATAGAAAATAATAGTTAAGTTTACAAATATTCTAAGCAAATCAAAAGCATTGTGCTGTGAAAGTGATTCTATATAAGTTATCATATCTTGAGCTTTTCTTTTTTTCTTAGCATGATTTTGCCAATTATTTAAAACTTTTTCTTCATTATTAAATGCTTTTATTACTTCTAAATTTTGACACATTTCATTTGCAATACCTGAACAAAGAGAATTTTCTTTTCTCATTTTTACTAAATAAGGGTATTCTACTTTTGTATTTACAGTTTGTAATAAAAATACAAAAGGAACAAATATTAGAAATATAAGGGCAAGTCTATAATCTATATATAGCATTATTGCGTATAAAATAGTAGCCTTAAATATCGTAACTAAACTGTCTATAACCGTAGATCTAAAAAAGTTTCTTATCTGATTTACATCTGATGTTATTCTTGACAGTACAGATCCTGCTGGAATATTATCAAAATACTCTATAGGTAATGCTTGGACATGGTCGTACACCATTTTTTGTATATTATAATGTATTACATTTGAACCTTTAACAAGCAGATATTTTCTCATTATTATAGCAAATGCCTCTGCCATTTTAATTCCTAAATAAATCAATGCTAATTTAAAAGTTATTGCAAGCACTATATTTTTATCTAATTTTGCTAAATCATCTTTAAAAATATTTGATATTATTTTAACTGTTACTATTTCAGTGGATATACCAATTACAACAAATATCAACCCTACAACAAACTCTTTTGTTGCAAACTTTATATACTTAAAAAAACTAAGTAAATGATTTTTCTCTTTCAATATTATCTCCTTTTTTCATTTGATACTCATATAATCCTTTATACCAAGCAGAAACTTTTAATAATTCTTCATGTGTACCTATGTTCTCTATTTTACCTTGATTTAAAACTACAATTTTATCAGCATCTATAAGGCTTGATATTCTATGAGATATAATAATATTAGTTTTACCATTTCTATTATCTTTTAAATTTTGAATTATATTTTTTTCAGTATTAGTATCAAGTGCAGATAAACTATCATCAAATATTAGTATTTCAGGATTTGATATTATTGCCCTTGCTATTTGCATTCTTTGTTTTTGCCCACCTGAAAGCGATACTCCATTTTCTCCAACTAAAGTTTCAATCCCCTTTTCAAAATTTTCTACATCTTTTTTTAAGTCTGCTAAAATAAGGGATTGTTCTAATTTTTCTTCAAGAGGTCTGTAAAATAATATATTATTTTTAATTGTGTCAGAAAATATGTAATATTCTTGAGGAGAATATCCAAAACTATTTCTAAGTTGTTTTATATCATATTCTCTAATATCAACATCATCTATATATATTCCACCATTTGTATCATATAATCTTAATAATTGTTTAATTAAAGTTGTTTTACCGCTTCCAGTTTTACCAATTATTCCTATTGTTTGCCCTTTTTGTATATCAAAAGAAATATTTTTTAGCGTTTCTTTATCATCGTATGAAAAACTAAAGTTTCTAAATTCTATTTTTGAATCAAATTTGAAAGTCTTATTTCCATACTGCTCATCTACAACTGTTTTTGCATTTAAAATTTCATTTATTCTTTTAAGACCAATATTAGACTCAAATACAACATTTATAAAAAAAGCTAAAACTGTATAAGGCCAAGCTAATAAAGTCATTGTAAGTGAAATACCAAGCAAATCTCCAAAACTTATGCTACCATTTGCATATGAATAATATCCATAAATAATAAGGAAAAAATATGAAAATGCTGTTCCTACAATATTTAATGCATGCGAATATGTTCCATTCATTGAATAATCAAGATTATTTTTAGAATATACTTTTAAATTTTCAATGTATGATTTTCTAACTTTAGATAACATATTATATGCTCTTATTATTCTAATTCCTTTAATAGTTTCAAGCGTCTTTTTAGAAATTTTATCAAAGCTTTTTCCCATTTCATTATATTGATACTGATATTTTCTTTTTCTTGTAATAATTATTAATGTTACAACTATGTATGGTAGATTTATTAATATTGCAAATTTGTAATCTATTTTTTGCATGATAAAAATAAATATAACTATTACTCTTATTACTCCCTCTTGAAAACAATAAAGTCCCCAACCAAACAAATTAGGTACATATTCTATTGCATCAGAAGTTATTCTTCCCATTACAGTTCCAATGCTAATTTTATTAAAATATTGCGGTGTTTGTGTTAATATTTTTTTCAAAATTGCATTTTGAAAATAGTATTCATATTTAACTTGACCCCTAAAAGTAATCATTTCATTTGCTGCATTTATAAGATAATAAAAAATTGCAGACCCTAGCATTATTGATACACTAGTTATAACTTCATTTAAAGTCAGTGTTTTATTATTTACTCCATCAACAATATTTCCAAACATGTCAAAAGGCAATATATTTAATACTGCAAGCACTAAAGCTATAAAAGAAACTAATAATATCCTATATTTTTCTTTAGCTATATATTTAAACATTTGTAATCTCCTCCTACAAAGTTGTATTTAATTTTAACACATATAATTAAAAATAGCTATCACATACCTAGTACATGATAGCCTTATGTTTTTTTACTTAATTGTTATTTCTACTCTTCTATTTGAAGATAAATTACTATTTACTTTATTATTAAATCCATAACTTGATACTTTTCTTATGTTTTGTGGATTTTTAAGTCCTAAGCTTATCAATAAATCTGATACCTTATTTGCTCTCTTTAATCCTAACTCAAGATTATATCTCTCACTTGCAGTTGTATCTGTATGTCCTGTTATATCTATTATTCTATCTGTATATCTTTCATTTATTTCTTTTACTATTGCTTTTAATTTCTCTATTTGTATTTTTGTTGGTATATATTTATTATTTATAAACTGATCTATTATGTATAATTTTTCTTTAAAGCTTGATACACTTTGACCTATCTTATTTTCAAGAGCTGTTATTCTATCTTTCATTGATTTATTTTCATTTTTTATCGCTTCATTTTCTTTTTCAAGCTTTGTAATTTTATCTGCTAATTTATTATCATAAACATATGCTTTATTATTATTTACAACTGATGCTTTTTTAGTATTATCTACAAAGTTAATATTAAATCCTGCTGATACTCCAAATATCTTTTGTGTGTCTATTCCTGCACTTAGTTTATATATAAAGGTATTTGATGGCTCTGTTCCACTTATTCCAAGAGCAAATCCTCCTTGTTTATTGTAATAGGCTGCTCCTGCTCCTATTGAAAATAACTTATTATCTCCTACTTGTGGAATACTTGCCATTGCCATTGTCGTTGCTATTCCTCCACTTAGTTGTTTTGACATCTCTTTTGCTT
Coding sequences within it:
- a CDS encoding ABC transporter ATP-binding protein; translated protein: MKEKNHLLSFFKYIKFATKEFVVGLIFVVIGISTEIVTVKIISNIFKDDLAKLDKNIVLAITFKLALIYLGIKMAEAFAIIMRKYLLVKGSNVIHYNIQKMVYDHVQALPIEYFDNIPAGSVLSRITSDVNQIRNFFRSTVIDSLVTIFKATILYAIMLYIDYRLALIFLIFVPFVFLLQTVNTKVEYPYLVKMRKENSLCSGIANEMCQNLEVIKAFNNEEKVLNNWQNHAKKKRKAQDMITYIESLSQHNAFDLLRIFVNLTIIFYFIYSNYNNLNLITVPNTLLFLFYSSYILNEVAVLTTNLSVYTRAKGAAKNLKDLLELKVEKKNGQEIIEDFKANIKFENVSFSYKEDNYVLKDINLEIKENETVAFVGHTGSGKSTIMNLLIKFYENQKGNIYISGKNLKDIENDFIRSKMAIVLQDSFLFEGTILSNISEDKAYSQKCLELVGAKYLLDERGIDAKVLIDGSNFSTGEKQLISFARALASNPSILILDEATANVDSKTEQKIQKGIEVLSKNRTTLIIAHRLSTIKNADMIYVLDKGKIIEKGNHNELVNLNGIYKSMLDKDKNDKEKEF
- a CDS encoding ABC transporter ATP-binding protein; this translates as MFKYIAKEKYRILLVSFIALVLAVLNILPFDMFGNIVDGVNNKTLTLNEVITSVSIMLGSAIFYYLINAANEMITFRGQVKYEYYFQNAILKKILTQTPQYFNKISIGTVMGRITSDAIEYVPNLFGWGLYCFQEGVIRVIVIFIFIMQKIDYKFAILINLPYIVVTLIIITRKRKYQYQYNEMGKSFDKISKKTLETIKGIRIIRAYNMLSKVRKSYIENLKVYSKNNLDYSMNGTYSHALNIVGTAFSYFFLIIYGYYSYANGSISFGDLLGISLTMTLLAWPYTVLAFFINVVFESNIGLKRINEILNAKTVVDEQYGNKTFKFDSKIEFRNFSFSYDDKETLKNISFDIQKGQTIGIIGKTGSGKTTLIKQLLRLYDTNGGIYIDDVDIREYDIKQLRNSFGYSPQEYYIFSDTIKNNILFYRPLEEKLEQSLILADLKKDVENFEKGIETLVGENGVSLSGGQKQRMQIARAIISNPEILIFDDSLSALDTNTEKNIIQNLKDNRNGKTNIIISHRISSLIDADKIVVLNQGKIENIGTHEELLKVSAWYKGLYEYQMKKGDNIEREKSFT